The Cynocephalus volans isolate mCynVol1 chromosome 2, mCynVol1.pri, whole genome shotgun sequence genome window below encodes:
- the LRRTM2 gene encoding leucine-rich repeat transmembrane neuronal protein 2 yields the protein MGTVSFTNLHANSMSSLVPQPEPSEPKEWAGLHFKWPLGAPMLAAIYAMSMVLKMLPALGMACPPKCRCEKLLFYCDSQGFHSVPNATDKGSLGLSLRHNHITELERDQFASFSQLTWLHLDHNQISIVKEDAFQGLYKLKELILSSNKIFYLPNTTFTQLINLQNLDLSFNQLSSLHPELFYGLRKLQTLHLRSNSLRTIPVRLFWDCRSLEFLDLSTNRLRSLARNGFAGLIKLRELHLEHNQLTKINFAHFLRLSSLHTLFLQWNKISNLTCGMEWTWGTLEKLDLTGNEIKAIDLTVFETMPNLKILLMDNNKLNSLDSKILNSLRSLTTVGLSGNLWECSPRICALASWLGSFQGRWEHSILCHSPDHTQGEDILDAVHGFQLCWNLSTTVTAMATSYRDPTTEYTKRISSSSYHVGDKEIPTTAGIAVTTEEHFPEPDNAIFTQRVITGTMALLFSFFFIIFIVFISRKCCPPTLRRIRQCSMIQNHRQLRSQTRLHMSNMSDQGPYNEYEPTHEGPFIIINGYGQCKCQQLPYKECEV from the exons ATGGGAACTGTGTCCTTCACCAACCTACATGCAAACTCCATGTCTTCTTTGGTTCCACAGCCTGAACCTTCTGAACCCAAAGAGTGGGCAG GCTTACATTTCAAGTGGCCATTAGGGGCCCCTATGCTGGCAGCAATATATGCAATGAGTATGGTTTTAAAAATGCTGCCTGCCTTGGGTATGGCGTGTCCACCCAAATGCCGCTGCGAGAAGCTGCTCTTCTACTGCGACTCTCAGGGCTTCCATTCAGTGCCAAACGCCACAGACAAGGGCTCTCTAGGCCTGTCCCTGAGGCACAATCACATCACAGAGCTGGAAAGAGATCAATTTGCCAGCTTCAGTCAACTTACCTGGCTCCACTTAGATCACAATCAAATTTCAATAGTAAAAGAAGATGCTTTTCAAGGACTATATAAACTTAAGGAATTAATCTTAAGTtccaacaaaatattttacttgcCAAACACAACTTTTACCCAACTGATTAACCTGCAAAATTTGGACCTGTCTTTTAATCAGCTGTCATCTCTGCACCCAGAGCTCTTCTATGGCCTTCGGAAGCTGCAGACCTTGCATTTACGTTCCAACTCCCTGCGGACGATCCCAGTACGCCTGTTCTGGGACTGTCGTAGTCTGGAGTTTCTGGATTTGAGCACAAACCGTTTGCGAAGTTTGGCTCGCAATGGATTTGCAGGATTAATCAAACTGAGAGAGCTTCACCTAGAGCACAACCAGCTGACGAAGATTAATTTTGCTCATTTCCTACGGCTAAGCAGTTTGCACACGCTCTTCTTACAATGGAACAAAATTAGCAACTTGACATGTGGGATGGAGTGGACCTGGGGCACTTTAGAAAAGCTAGATCTAACTGGAAATGAAATCAAAGCCATCGACTTGACAGTGTTTGAAACAATGCCTAACCTTAAAATACTCCTCATGGATAACAACAAGTTAAATAGCCTTGATTCCAAAATCTTAAACTCTCTGAGATCTCTCACAACTGTTGGCCTCTCTGGCAATCTCTGGGAATGTAGCCCCCGAATATGTGCTTTGGCCTCCTGGCTGGGCAGTTTCCAAGGTCGGTGGGAGCATTCCATCCTATGCCACAGCCCTGACCACACCCAAGGAGAGGATATTCTAGATGCAGTCCATGGATTTCAGCTCTGCTGGAATTTATCAACCACTGTCACTGCCATGGCTACAAGTTATAGAGATCCAACCACTGAATATACAAAAAGAATAAGCTCATCAAGTTACCATGTGGGAGACAAAGAAATCCCAACTACTGCAGGCATAGCAGTTACTACTGAGGAACACTTTCCTGAACCAGACAATGCCATCTTCACTCAGCGGGTAATTACAGGAACAAtggctttattgttttctttcttttttattatttttatagtattcaTCTCCAGGAAGTGCTGCCCTCCCACTTTAAGAAGAATTAGACAGTGCTCAATGATTCAGAACCATAGGCAGCTCCGATCCCAAACACGACTCCATATGTCAAATATGTCAGACCAAGGACCATATAATGAATATGAACCCACCCATGAAGGACCCTTCATCATCATTAATGGTTATGGACAGTGCAAGTGCCAGCAGCTGCCATACAAAGAATGTGAAGTATAA